One stretch of Planctomycetota bacterium DNA includes these proteins:
- the cysN gene encoding sulfate adenylyltransferase subunit CysN, translating into MSAEQALIASDIHAYLKRHEEKELLRFITCGSVDDGKSTLIGRLLFDSKMVYEDQLAALKVDSKRFGTTGGEFDPALLTDGLRAEREQGITIDVAYRYFSTDRRKFIIADTPGHEQYTRNMATGASTANLAILLVDASKGMQVQTRRHAFIVSLLGIKHVVVAVNKMDLVDYEQRVFEEIRRDFTDFSARLSIPDIEFIPMSALAGEGVTKRPEAMPWYEGRPLLDHLETVHIASDRNLVDLRLPVQYVSRPDRTFRGYCGTVASGVVRPGEEIVALPSGQRSRVKQVLRPGAVELEEAFPPMSVTVTLEDEIDVSRGDLIAPVNNVPHVGNRFEAMLVWMHPDAMTPGRQYILKHCTRQVQARVSDLRYRVDVNTLRQHDADELALNEIGRVEVTCARPVAFDPYDRNRTTGAFILIDAITLNTVGAGTILDRATADDRGGRATTDADQPESAPPPPSRSLVSADERAERLGHRPLCVWLTGLTGSGKTTVALGVERALFDAGLVGRVLDGGDLRRSLDADLEFTGRDRREHSRRVAQLAAAMAEAGLFSVCSLISPFADDRTRARKTLERLVPDGGFVLVHLDAPADVCRRRAPEAWATADAGNVDGFTGVTAPYEPPADADLTLRTDELAAEACVAKIVDLLRSRGLVG; encoded by the coding sequence ATGTCCGCCGAACAAGCCCTCATCGCCTCCGACATCCACGCCTACCTCAAGCGCCATGAGGAAAAGGAGCTACTGCGCTTCATCACCTGCGGCAGCGTTGATGACGGCAAGAGCACGCTCATCGGCAGGCTGTTGTTCGACTCGAAGATGGTCTACGAAGACCAACTCGCCGCGCTGAAGGTGGACAGCAAGCGGTTCGGAACGACCGGCGGCGAGTTCGATCCGGCGCTGCTGACCGATGGCCTGCGGGCGGAGCGGGAGCAGGGCATCACGATCGACGTCGCGTATCGCTACTTCTCGACGGACCGACGCAAGTTCATCATCGCCGACACGCCGGGGCATGAGCAGTACACCCGCAACATGGCCACCGGGGCCAGCACCGCGAACCTGGCGATTCTGCTCGTTGACGCCAGCAAGGGCATGCAGGTCCAGACGCGGCGTCACGCGTTCATCGTCAGCCTGCTCGGCATCAAGCACGTCGTCGTGGCCGTCAACAAGATGGACCTCGTCGATTACGAGCAGCGTGTTTTCGAGGAGATTCGACGCGATTTCACGGATTTCTCGGCTCGGCTGAGTATCCCGGACATCGAGTTCATCCCGATGAGCGCGCTGGCCGGCGAGGGCGTGACCAAACGACCCGAGGCGATGCCGTGGTACGAGGGTCGGCCGCTGCTCGATCATCTGGAGACGGTCCACATCGCCAGCGACCGCAACCTCGTCGACCTGCGTCTGCCCGTTCAGTACGTCAGCCGGCCGGACCGCACGTTCCGCGGCTACTGCGGCACCGTTGCCAGCGGCGTCGTCCGCCCGGGCGAGGAAATCGTCGCCCTGCCGAGCGGCCAGCGCAGCCGTGTGAAGCAGGTGCTTCGACCGGGAGCCGTCGAGTTGGAGGAGGCCTTCCCGCCGATGAGTGTGACGGTCACGCTCGAAGACGAGATCGACGTCAGCCGCGGCGACCTCATCGCGCCGGTCAACAACGTGCCGCACGTCGGCAACCGGTTCGAGGCGATGCTCGTCTGGATGCACCCCGACGCCATGACGCCCGGCCGGCAGTACATCCTCAAACACTGCACACGGCAGGTGCAGGCGCGCGTGAGCGACCTGCGCTACCGCGTCGATGTCAACACGCTTCGCCAGCACGACGCCGACGAGCTCGCCCTGAACGAGATCGGCCGAGTCGAGGTGACGTGTGCCCGGCCTGTCGCTTTCGACCCGTACGACCGCAACCGCACGACGGGCGCGTTCATCCTGATCGACGCGATCACGCTCAACACGGTCGGCGCCGGCACGATCCTCGATCGTGCCACCGCCGACGATCGCGGCGGCCGCGCCACGACCGACGCCGACCAACCCGAGTCCGCCCCGCCGCCACCATCACGCAGCTTGGTTTCCGCCGACGAACGGGCCGAGCGGCTTGGCCATCGTCCGCTGTGCGTCTGGCTCACCGGCCTGACCGGCAGCGGCAAGACGACCGTCGCGCTCGGCGTGGAGCGCGCCCTGTTCGACGCCGGCCTTGTCGGACGTGTCCTCGACGGCGGCGACCTGCGTCGATCGCTCGACGCCGACCTCGAGTTCACCGGACGAGATCGTCGCGAGCACTCGCGCCGCGTTGCCCAGCTCGCCGCCGCGATGGCCGAGGCCGGGCTGTTCAGCGTGTGCAGCCTCATCAGTCCGTTCGCCGACGACCGCACTCGCGCCCGCAAGACGCTGGAGCGACTCGTTCCCGACGGCGGATTCGTGCTCGTCCACCTCGATGCCCCGGCCGACGTCTGCCGACGCCGCGCGCCCGAAGCCTGGGCCACCGCCGACGCGGGCAACGTCGACGGCTTCACCGGCGTCACCGCGCCCTACGAGCCGCCGGCCGACGCCGACCTGACTCTCCGCACCGACGAACTCGCGGCCGAGGCATGTGTGGCCAAGATCGTCGACCTGCTTCGCTCGCGCGGTCTGGTCGGGTAG
- a CDS encoding exosortase/archaeosortase family protein encodes MTTVAIHPDHNHASAAWPTRFVLMAVLLAGAFAVTWDAWALLFQRATQDSESSHLTLVPLIAAWLVFVRRERFGDLVVRSPWVGSVLMFLGIAVFFFGSQRTMFLAYHLGAVAMISGAVLTIAGREALTKFFPAFLVLGFLTPLPPNVVNEMASPLMDIAAVATEGVLTTLSVPVERTGNLLTINGVETTVEEACAGIRGIWALTLVAVAFAFASPFKWWVRALVLLTSPLLALLCNVIRLVPTVWVYGSYSTEAADTFHDLAGWAVLFVGYMLLTGMTALMEFVGIPINRSNTIVSQSAEAAS; translated from the coding sequence ATGACGACCGTCGCGATTCATCCCGACCACAATCATGCTTCGGCCGCTTGGCCGACGCGGTTCGTGTTGATGGCGGTGCTTCTCGCCGGTGCGTTCGCTGTGACGTGGGACGCGTGGGCGTTGCTGTTTCAGCGGGCGACGCAGGACTCGGAGTCGAGCCACCTGACGCTCGTGCCGTTGATCGCGGCGTGGCTGGTCTTCGTGCGGCGCGAGCGGTTCGGCGATCTCGTGGTCCGGTCGCCGTGGGTGGGCAGCGTGCTGATGTTCCTTGGCATCGCGGTCTTTTTCTTCGGCAGCCAGCGGACGATGTTCCTGGCGTACCACCTTGGGGCGGTCGCGATGATTTCGGGGGCGGTCCTGACGATCGCGGGACGCGAGGCATTGACGAAGTTTTTCCCAGCATTTCTGGTGCTCGGCTTCCTGACGCCGTTGCCGCCGAACGTGGTGAACGAGATGGCCTCGCCGCTGATGGATATCGCGGCCGTCGCGACCGAAGGCGTGCTGACGACGCTGTCCGTGCCGGTCGAGCGGACGGGCAATCTGCTGACGATCAACGGAGTCGAGACGACGGTCGAAGAGGCGTGCGCCGGCATTCGCGGCATCTGGGCGTTGACGCTCGTCGCGGTGGCGTTCGCGTTCGCGTCGCCGTTCAAGTGGTGGGTGCGCGCGCTAGTGCTGCTGACGAGTCCGCTGCTGGCGCTGCTGTGCAATGTCATTCGCCTCGTGCCGACTGTGTGGGTCTACGGCAGCTACAGCACCGAGGCGGCCGACACGTTCCATGACCTCGCGGGGTGGGCCGTGCTGTTCGTCGGCTACATGCTGCTCACGGGGATGACGGCACTCATGGAGTTCGTCGGCATTCCGATCAACCGATCGAACACGATCGTCAGCCAGTCGGCGGAGGCGGCGTCGTGA
- a CDS encoding glycosyltransferase encodes MSIRVQFIDHTARLGGGEVALINLLGELVRGIDIEPRVMVFEDGPMVGRLREVRNRGVDVAVLPLGDRLRTAKKDGVGLGSLMKLPGAVGFVQRLARFIREADVDLVYCNSLKADILGGFAARLARTPCVWHVRDRVMPDYLPAKVVPVFRRLCRLLPAGVAANSEHTRETLRLPASKLQRVVYSGVVPPADVVPELDGPPVIGIVGRLAPWKGQHVFLDAAAKVRAQWPDARFCLIGSALFGEDAYERELIFRAAQPDLAGSVEFAGFEDDIFAALAKLNLVVHASTTPEPFGQVVVEAMAAQRAVVATDAGGVRETVRDGETGLLVPPGDASAMAAAMLRLLNDESERMAMAIAGRERALSHFHIAQTSAECVKLIRDVVGR; translated from the coding sequence TTGAGCATCCGTGTCCAGTTCATCGATCACACCGCCCGTCTCGGCGGTGGGGAGGTTGCGCTGATCAACCTGCTTGGCGAACTGGTCCGTGGCATCGACATCGAGCCGCGGGTGATGGTGTTCGAGGATGGGCCGATGGTCGGGCGGCTCCGGGAGGTGCGGAATCGCGGTGTGGACGTTGCGGTCTTGCCGCTGGGCGATCGACTGCGGACGGCGAAGAAGGACGGCGTTGGGCTTGGCTCGCTGATGAAGCTGCCTGGGGCCGTCGGCTTCGTGCAGCGGCTGGCGAGGTTCATCCGAGAGGCAGACGTCGACCTCGTCTATTGCAACTCGCTCAAGGCGGACATCCTCGGCGGCTTCGCGGCGAGACTGGCGAGAACGCCGTGCGTGTGGCACGTGCGAGATCGCGTGATGCCGGATTATCTGCCGGCGAAAGTGGTGCCGGTCTTTCGCCGGCTGTGTCGGTTGTTGCCGGCTGGTGTTGCGGCGAACAGTGAGCACACGCGCGAGACGCTGCGATTGCCGGCGTCGAAGCTGCAGCGCGTCGTCTACAGCGGCGTCGTGCCGCCTGCGGACGTTGTGCCGGAGTTGGACGGGCCGCCGGTCATCGGAATCGTCGGTCGACTCGCGCCGTGGAAGGGGCAGCACGTGTTTCTTGACGCCGCGGCCAAGGTTCGAGCGCAGTGGCCGGATGCGAGGTTTTGCCTGATCGGGTCGGCGCTCTTCGGCGAGGATGCGTACGAGCGGGAACTCATCTTCCGCGCTGCCCAGCCGGACCTGGCGGGCAGCGTCGAGTTCGCCGGCTTCGAAGACGACATCTTCGCGGCCTTGGCCAAGCTGAACCTCGTTGTCCACGCCAGCACGACGCCCGAGCCATTCGGGCAGGTCGTCGTCGAGGCGATGGCGGCACAGCGGGCGGTCGTCGCGACTGATGCTGGTGGCGTTCGGGAAACGGTCCGGGACGGCGAAACTGGCCTGCTCGTGCCGCCGGGGGACGCGAGTGCGATGGCGGCGGCGATGCTGCGACTCCTCAATGATGAGAGCGAGCGAATGGCGATGGCAATCGCCGGGCGGGAGCGGGCGTTATCACACTTCCACATCGCGCAGACCTCCGCCGAGTGCGTGAAGCTCATCCGCGACGTCGTCGGCCGGTGA
- a CDS encoding glycosyltransferase family 1 protein: protein MVCRGTSFSSWGESGRFNRTRTEVRPRSDRQPVCERMRRVLMLQNLAGFPSRSSVRYATSLALAIKGVGGFELGSPEVRPPAFGRRVAGEANASRWGRLVRYPRTIRRLRLEKEHDVTHVIDHSHANLLGACEPRRSVVTLHDVIPMLSALGELDFDRGRLVKLTFGRKLRRIERCARIIVPSEATKRQALRFLDIKPQRVVVVPHGVELGPDSFTHEGPDGERERVLARYGIDPRKKVVLHVCTRNRYKNSPAVLRMLAKLPKDVALFRVGGPLFDDEADLARELGVTDRVVDAGRVPSDDGLAACYRASDVFVFPSTFEGFGWPPLEAMACGTPVVTSNAASLPEVAGDAGVQVDPKDDAALADAVRRVLDDPEERTLRREAGLERAKTFTWEACARKTLDVYEAVAREADKAGVGF from the coding sequence ATGGTCTGTCGTGGCACGAGCTTCAGCTCGTGGGGTGAGTCGGGCCGCTTCAACAGAACACGAACTGAAGTTCGGCCACGGAGTGATCGACAACCGGTCTGTGAGCGAATGCGACGCGTCCTGATGCTCCAGAACCTCGCCGGCTTCCCGTCGCGGAGCAGCGTGCGGTATGCGACGTCCCTGGCGTTGGCGATCAAGGGTGTCGGGGGCTTCGAGTTGGGGTCACCCGAGGTCAGGCCGCCGGCATTCGGGAGGCGTGTCGCGGGGGAGGCGAACGCATCAAGATGGGGGCGGCTGGTGCGGTATCCGCGGACGATTCGTCGGCTGCGATTGGAGAAAGAACATGATGTGACGCACGTTATCGATCACTCGCACGCGAACCTGCTCGGGGCGTGTGAGCCGCGACGGTCGGTCGTGACGCTGCACGACGTCATCCCAATGCTCTCGGCCCTCGGCGAGCTCGACTTCGACCGTGGGCGGCTGGTGAAGCTGACCTTCGGGCGAAAGCTGCGGCGGATCGAGCGGTGTGCCCGCATCATCGTGCCGAGTGAGGCGACGAAGCGGCAGGCGTTGCGGTTCCTCGACATCAAGCCGCAGCGGGTTGTCGTCGTGCCGCACGGCGTCGAGCTGGGGCCGGACTCATTCACGCATGAAGGGCCGGACGGTGAACGCGAACGCGTGCTGGCGAGGTATGGCATCGACCCGAGGAAGAAGGTCGTCCTGCATGTCTGCACGCGGAACCGGTACAAGAATTCGCCGGCGGTGCTACGGATGCTCGCGAAGTTGCCGAAGGACGTGGCCCTGTTTCGGGTCGGCGGGCCGTTATTCGACGATGAGGCCGACTTGGCGCGGGAGCTGGGAGTGACTGATCGCGTTGTGGATGCGGGTCGGGTGCCTAGCGATGACGGGTTGGCGGCGTGCTACAGGGCATCAGATGTGTTCGTGTTTCCGAGCACGTTCGAGGGGTTTGGCTGGCCGCCGTTGGAGGCGATGGCGTGCGGGACGCCGGTAGTCACGAGCAATGCAGCGAGTCTGCCGGAAGTGGCGGGTGATGCCGGTGTGCAGGTCGATCCGAAGGATGATGCGGCGCTCGCGGACGCGGTGCGGCGGGTGTTGGACGATCCCGAGGAGCGTACGCTGCGTCGCGAGGCGGGACTTGAGCGGGCGAAGACGTTCACTTGGGAGGCGTGCGCACGCAAGACGCTTGATGTTTACGAGGCCGTCGCTCGTGAAGCGGACAAGGCGGGCGTGGGGTTCTGA